A DNA window from Providencia huaxiensis contains the following coding sequences:
- a CDS encoding amino acid ABC transporter ATP-binding protein: MIYVNNLQKKFGDAHVLRGISCEVKPQEVICVIGPSGSGKSTFLRCLNALERPDGGEIKVNGFDVHDPKTDLNKMRENVGMVFQRFNLFPHMTVLENLMMAPTLVKGIKKEVALKQAEQLLIKVGLLDKIDAWPASLSGGQQQRVAIARALAMQPSILLFDEPTSALDPELVGEVLSVMKTLANEGMTMVIVTHEMGFAREVADRVMFIDQGIIQEEGTPEQLFTAPKNPRTAEFLSKVL, translated from the coding sequence GTGATTTACGTTAATAATTTACAAAAGAAATTTGGTGATGCCCATGTACTCAGAGGCATTTCTTGCGAAGTTAAACCTCAAGAAGTGATTTGTGTCATTGGCCCTTCCGGTTCAGGAAAAAGCACCTTTCTACGCTGTTTAAATGCACTAGAACGTCCAGATGGCGGTGAAATTAAAGTCAATGGCTTTGACGTTCATGATCCTAAAACTGATTTAAATAAGATGAGGGAAAATGTGGGGATGGTATTTCAGCGTTTTAACCTATTCCCTCATATGACTGTGTTAGAAAACTTGATGATGGCCCCTACCTTAGTGAAAGGTATAAAAAAGGAAGTGGCGCTTAAGCAAGCTGAGCAACTCCTGATCAAAGTAGGACTGTTAGATAAAATTGATGCATGGCCAGCCAGTTTATCTGGAGGGCAGCAGCAACGAGTTGCGATTGCCCGAGCGTTAGCCATGCAGCCATCTATTCTGTTATTTGATGAGCCGACATCTGCACTTGACCCCGAATTAGTTGGTGAAGTACTTTCCGTGATGAAAACTCTTGCAAATGAAGGTATGACGATGGTCATCGTCACCCATGAAATGGGATTTGCGCGTGAAGTTGCTGACCGAGTCATGTTCATTGACCAAGGTATTATTCAAGAAGAAGGCACACCAGAACAACTCTTTACTGCACCTAAAAACCCACGAACTGCGGAATTTTTAAGTAAAGTACTTTAG
- a CDS encoding NADAR family protein — MDITSLCKQYRSGKKFKYVFFWGHQAKQNQITKSCFSQWYPSPFIVNNHRFASAEHFMMAEKARLFGDLETLDKIIYAPNPGAAKAFGREVRGFKQDVWDENRFAIVVAANMAKFSQNKELGQFLLSTNERVLVEASPVDKIWGIGLAEDAENIENPLTWKGLNLLGFALMDVRSQLANLTL; from the coding sequence ATGGATATCACAAGCCTCTGCAAACAATATCGCTCAGGGAAAAAATTTAAATATGTTTTCTTCTGGGGCCACCAAGCCAAACAAAATCAAATAACAAAAAGCTGTTTCAGCCAATGGTACCCTTCCCCATTTATTGTCAATAACCACCGCTTTGCCAGTGCAGAACATTTTATGATGGCCGAGAAAGCACGCTTATTTGGCGATTTAGAAACGCTGGATAAAATTATTTATGCACCAAATCCTGGAGCGGCTAAAGCATTTGGCCGTGAAGTTCGTGGGTTTAAGCAAGATGTTTGGGATGAAAATCGTTTCGCTATTGTCGTTGCGGCTAATATGGCAAAATTTTCTCAGAATAAAGAATTGGGACAATTTTTACTCTCCACAAATGAGCGCGTGCTCGTTGAAGCTAGCCCTGTCGATAAAATATGGGGAATAGGCCTTGCTGAGGATGCTGAAAATATTGAAAACCCATTAACATGGAAAGGGTTAAATCTGCTCGGTTTCGCATTAATGGACGTTAGAAGCCAACTAGCCAATTTAACACTCTAA
- a CDS encoding GNAT family N-acetyltransferase, producing MNKMALPVTVEFVTPDHYSAWLVYWLEYQKFYKVDLSEEITLKAWARFFDENEPMYCAVALENGKVVGFVNYLFHRSTWAENDFCYLEDLYVTPEMRGRHVGKQLIEFVHAQAQEKQCGRLYWHTQETNLRGQKLYNWVAEKPGVIEYRMPL from the coding sequence ATGAATAAAATGGCATTACCAGTGACAGTCGAATTTGTTACTCCTGATCATTACTCAGCATGGTTAGTATATTGGTTGGAATACCAAAAATTTTATAAAGTCGATTTAAGTGAAGAAATTACCTTAAAAGCATGGGCACGTTTTTTTGATGAGAATGAACCGATGTATTGTGCTGTTGCACTTGAAAATGGCAAAGTTGTTGGCTTTGTGAATTATTTATTTCACCGGTCAACATGGGCTGAAAATGATTTTTGCTACCTTGAAGATTTATATGTGACGCCAGAAATGAGAGGGCGGCATGTCGGGAAGCAATTAATTGAATTTGTGCATGCACAAGCACAAGAAAAACAATGTGGCCGCTTATATTGGCATACACAAGAAACCAATCTACGTGGGCAAAAACTGTATAACTGGGTGGCAGAAAAACCTGGTGTGATTGAATATAGGATGCCTTTGTAA
- a CDS encoding amino acid ABC transporter permease has product MSAFRWEIIEEYAPLFAEGAMMTIKATIICVILGSLWGLTLGLGRTAKAEQGIWKPILHYFVQWPVRFYVSAFRGTPLFVQIMVVHFALVPLFINPRDGLFVTSGIMSVDTAKMLRSDYGAFLSCVIAITLNSGAYVSEIFRAGIQSIDKGQMEASRALGMSWAKTMRKVILPQAFRRILPPLGNNAIAIVKDSSLASAIGLADLAYAARTVSGAYATYWEPYLTISVIYWMLTFILAQLVQYMERRLGRSDLR; this is encoded by the coding sequence ATGTCTGCGTTTCGTTGGGAAATAATTGAAGAATACGCTCCATTATTTGCTGAAGGCGCAATGATGACGATAAAAGCGACCATCATCTGCGTTATTTTAGGCTCACTATGGGGGTTAACCCTCGGCTTAGGAAGAACGGCCAAAGCTGAACAAGGAATTTGGAAACCTATTTTACATTATTTTGTACAGTGGCCGGTTCGCTTCTATGTCAGTGCCTTCCGTGGTACTCCGTTATTCGTTCAAATAATGGTTGTTCACTTTGCCTTAGTGCCACTGTTTATTAACCCTCGTGATGGGTTATTTGTTACATCTGGGATAATGTCCGTTGACACCGCTAAAATGCTCCGCTCAGATTACGGTGCATTTCTATCTTGTGTCATTGCAATTACTTTAAACTCAGGAGCTTATGTCTCTGAAATTTTCCGTGCGGGTATTCAGTCCATTGATAAAGGGCAAATGGAGGCTTCTCGTGCTCTTGGCATGAGTTGGGCAAAAACAATGCGCAAGGTTATTCTTCCGCAAGCTTTTCGGCGCATTCTTCCCCCACTGGGAAATAATGCCATCGCGATTGTCAAAGATTCCTCCCTCGCTTCCGCTATCGGCTTGGCAGATCTCGCCTATGCAGCGAGAACTGTATCCGGTGCTTATGCAACTTACTGGGAACCTTACTTAACGATATCTGTGATTTATTGGATGCTGACATTTATACTTGCTCAGTTGGTGCAATATATGGAAAGAAGGTTGGGCAGAAGTGATTTACGTTAA